A part of Chloroflexota bacterium genomic DNA contains:
- a CDS encoding glycine cleavage system protein H produces MPTNGHYSFPPELYYDRATHVWVRPDGEGVTIGLDALGLESLGDMAYLSLQAVGLPARRGETLGSLEAAKMVGDLIAPVSGVITARNEAVLHDPSLINRDPYGAGWIVQLAPSDWERDSVELVHGAELKLWVEAEIERYRAQGWIG; encoded by the coding sequence ATGCCTACGAACGGTCATTATTCTTTTCCGCCCGAACTTTATTACGACCGCGCCACTCACGTTTGGGTGCGGCCTGACGGCGAAGGGGTCACCATCGGCCTTGATGCGCTCGGCCTCGAGTCGCTCGGCGACATGGCTTACCTCTCACTGCAAGCCGTCGGCCTCCCGGCGCGGCGCGGCGAGACCCTCGGCAGTCTGGAGGCGGCAAAGATGGTGGGCGATCTGATCGCGCCCGTCAGCGGCGTCATCACTGCGCGCAACGAAGCTGTTCTGCACGATCCCAGCCTGATCAACCGCGATCCTTACGGCGCAGGCTGGATCGTCCAACTCGCGCCTTCGGACTGGGAACGTGACTCTGTCGAACTCGTTCACGGCGCGGAGTTGAAGCTCTGGGTCGAGGCGGAAATTGAGCGATACCGGGCGCAGGGCTGGATTGGTTAG
- a CDS encoding radical SAM protein: protein MAASSRRRAYMPEKEIVFHAPGLKRFKTSEYATQELTRFVSISVTGTECALACEHCKTHVLEGMTALPKFDGSLFDLCCELAERGARGVLVSGGCDRHGRVPLLRHLPDLIRARRELDFTIRVHPGLPDEETVAGLAEVGIDGAMVDIIGDDATIREVYHLETTAAEYEAVLERLERYEVPAVPHIILGLHFGQMRGEWAALDMIARHARKFLVLVILMPLTGTPMVGVTPPPVTEVADFFALARQTLPATPVMLGCARPLGKIKADIDRAAVDAGLNGIAYPAEGIIAYARERGLTPKFVDACCGVNW from the coding sequence ATGGCTGCTTCGTCACGCCGGAGGGCGTACATGCCTGAGAAAGAAATCGTCTTTCACGCGCCCGGCCTCAAACGCTTCAAAACGTCCGAATACGCGACGCAAGAACTGACACGTTTTGTGTCTATTAGCGTCACCGGCACCGAGTGCGCCCTGGCCTGTGAGCATTGCAAAACCCACGTGCTCGAAGGCATGACGGCTCTGCCAAAGTTCGACGGCTCGCTCTTCGATTTATGTTGTGAACTCGCCGAACGTGGCGCGCGCGGCGTGCTGGTGTCCGGCGGGTGCGACCGGCACGGGCGCGTGCCGCTTCTCCGTCATCTCCCCGATCTGATTCGCGCTCGGCGCGAACTGGATTTCACCATCCGCGTTCACCCCGGCCTGCCCGATGAAGAAACCGTCGCCGGTCTGGCCGAAGTGGGAATTGACGGGGCAATGGTGGACATCATCGGCGACGACGCGACCATCCGCGAGGTCTATCACCTTGAGACAACCGCCGCCGAGTACGAGGCTGTGTTGGAACGATTAGAACGCTACGAAGTTCCCGCCGTGCCGCACATCATCCTCGGCCTGCACTTCGGGCAGATGCGCGGTGAGTGGGCGGCGCTCGATATGATTGCTCGCCACGCCCGGAAATTTTTGGTGCTGGTGATCCTGATGCCGCTGACGGGGACGCCGATGGTGGGTGTGACTCCGCCGCCGGTCACCGAGGTTGCCGATTTCTTTGCCCTCGCCCGCCAGACCCTGCCGGCCACGCCGGTGATGCTTGGCTGTGCGCGGCCACTCGGCAAGATCAAGGCCGACATTGATCGGGCGGCGGTGGACGCCGGGTTGAACGGCATTGCTTATCCGGCGGAAGGCATCATCGCCTATGCCCGCGAGCGCGGTCTCACACCAAAGTTCGTAGATGCATGTTGTGGAGTGAACTGGTAA
- a CDS encoding radical SAM protein: protein MAKVTLSTKEQSEQLQISPEYVRISMAAAIELGLKRGRLYRGAHCGCINLLQNYPEGCYANCTYCGLARERPGAPEDNTFIRVAWPLFPTDLVAEKIAEHQERVGRVCIAQVQDHRAYDDLIDMTRRVRRLSDVPISALVSATTLNEERLVHIKEAGADIIGVGLDGASEDVFHNTRGKGARGPHDWDHHWHIVRAARQLFGPMKVNCHIIVGLGETDRDLVNLFYQLKSEQIAGYLFSFNPEPGTAMQAVPRAPIHRWRRIQLTKHLVEERDLPRDAIEFNASGEIRRINAPDIMVEVAINTGMPFMTNGCPDKNGVMACNRPYGSYRPAEEFRDYPFLPEADDLVQIRQQMRLEEIWQ from the coding sequence ATGGCTAAAGTAACGCTTTCAACCAAAGAGCAAAGCGAGCAATTGCAAATCAGCCCGGAGTATGTGCGTATTAGCATGGCGGCGGCGATTGAATTGGGGCTTAAGCGGGGCCGTTTGTATCGGGGCGCGCACTGCGGGTGCATCAATCTGCTGCAAAACTATCCCGAGGGCTGTTACGCCAATTGCACCTATTGCGGTCTGGCCCGCGAGCGGCCCGGCGCGCCGGAAGACAATACCTTCATCCGCGTGGCCTGGCCGTTGTTCCCGACCGACCTAGTAGCCGAGAAAATTGCCGAACATCAGGAACGGGTAGGTCGGGTGTGCATCGCTCAGGTGCAAGACCATCGCGCCTACGACGACCTGATTGACATGACTCGGCGCGTGCGCCGCCTGAGCGATGTGCCGATTTCGGCCCTCGTGTCGGCCACCACGCTCAACGAAGAGCGGCTGGTTCACATCAAAGAAGCCGGCGCCGACATCATCGGTGTTGGGTTGGATGGAGCCAGCGAGGACGTGTTCCATAACACACGCGGCAAAGGCGCGCGCGGCCCGCACGACTGGGATCACCACTGGCACATCGTCCGCGCCGCCCGCCAATTATTCGGGCCAATGAAGGTTAACTGCCACATCATCGTCGGCCTCGGCGAGACCGACCGCGATCTGGTCAACCTCTTCTACCAACTCAAGTCAGAGCAGATCGCCGGTTACTTGTTCTCGTTCAATCCCGAACCCGGCACGGCCATGCAAGCCGTGCCGCGCGCGCCGATCCATCGCTGGCGGCGCATTCAACTCACCAAGCATCTCGTCGAGGAGCGCGACTTGCCGCGCGATGCAATTGAATTCAATGCTAGTGGAGAAATCAGGCGCATCAACGCACCCGATATCATGGTCGAAGTCGCCATCAACACCGGCATGCCCTTCATGACCAACGGTTGCCCCGATAAAAACGGCGTCATGGCCTGCAATCGCCCGTATGGCTCGTACCGCCCCGCCGAAGAGTTTCGTGATTATCCCTTCCTGCCGGAGGCCGATGACCTGGTTCAGATTCGCCAGCAGATGAGGCTGGAAGAAATCTGGCAGTGA
- a CDS encoding lipoate--protein ligase family protein has product MQYAIREMPSAIRLLTLGPTHWLKTQSVYHALAETMTADSPDTLILAQPLQPYLCLGYHQELHSVLDRAACARMHLPIVRRRVGGGVTYLDVNQLFYQCVFHHMRVPALITDVYARLLAAPVAALQRLGLKAELCGENEIEVNGKRIAGIGGARIGEAAVVVGNLLFDFDYDKMIRAWRVPSEAFRQLAADALRARLTTLWAELSYPVAPFEVQYTLIEEFARALNRSVEEGKLTDEEMRKIEAVEKRLVSYQWLNLHNNGGQPMSALKISRGVFIRAAEADREGSRIRAAFRLRDDVIEEACLESDPAQDWDQVEAGLRGVLFKKWQTHLAAR; this is encoded by the coding sequence ATGCAATACGCAATACGCGAAATGCCGTCCGCGATTCGCCTTCTCACTCTCGGCCCGACGCACTGGCTCAAAACCCAGTCGGTCTATCACGCCCTGGCGGAGACAATGACGGCGGACTCGCCGGACACCCTCATCCTGGCCCAACCCTTACAACCGTATCTTTGCCTGGGCTATCACCAGGAATTGCATTCGGTGCTGGATCGCGCGGCGTGCGCCCGGATGCACTTGCCTATCGTCCGGCGGCGGGTGGGCGGGGGGGTGACGTATTTGGATGTCAACCAACTGTTTTATCAGTGTGTCTTTCACCACATGCGCGTCCCGGCCCTTATCACCGATGTCTATGCCCGATTGCTGGCCGCGCCGGTAGCGGCTCTGCAAAGACTGGGCTTGAAAGCAGAATTATGCGGCGAGAATGAGATCGAGGTGAACGGCAAACGCATCGCCGGCATCGGCGGGGCGCGGATCGGCGAGGCGGCAGTGGTCGTCGGCAACCTGCTGTTCGATTTTGATTACGACAAGATGATACGGGCCTGGCGAGTTCCCTCCGAAGCTTTTCGCCAATTGGCCGCCGACGCTTTACGCGCACGGTTGACGACACTCTGGGCCGAGCTATCTTATCCCGTCGCGCCGTTTGAAGTTCAATATACCTTGATTGAAGAGTTTGCCCGCGCCCTTAATCGCTCTGTCGAAGAGGGCAAACTGACCGATGAAGAGATGCGAAAGATTGAAGCAGTCGAGAAACGGCTGGTCTCGTATCAATGGTTGAACCTCCATAACAATGGCGGCCAGCCTATGTCGGCGCTCAAAATCTCGCGCGGCGTCTTCATCCGCGCCGCTGAAGCGGATAGGGAAGGTAGCCGCATTCGAGCCGCGTTCCGCTTGCGTGACGACGTGATTGAGGAGGCCTGCCTGGAGTCCGATCCGGCGCAAGACTGGGATCAGGTCGAGGCCGGCCTGCGCGGGGTACTGTTCAAGAAGTGGCAAACGCATCTGGCGGCTCGCTGA
- the fabL gene encoding enoyl-[acyl-carrier-protein] reductase FabL — translation MNGKVALVTGSSRGIGRAIALELAGAGADVVVHYARKQQAAEETVAAIAALGRRAVALKANLAEADKIEALYDSLEAAFGRCDIFVGNAASGVHAPMLEIADKHWDWTMDVNARSVLRCVKRAVPHMERAGWGRIVTITSLGSTRAVPNYGAVGVSKAAVESLTRYLAVELAGKGIIANAVSPGLVNTDALEALPIDQQAALAHVARRNPVGRLVTPEDVARVVAFLCSEAAGMIVGQTILVDGGYGLLTEYFV, via the coding sequence CTGAACGGCAAAGTGGCTCTCGTCACCGGCTCGTCGCGCGGGATCGGGCGGGCGATTGCGCTGGAACTGGCCGGGGCGGGCGCTGATGTGGTGGTGCATTACGCGCGCAAACAACAAGCGGCGGAAGAAACGGTTGCCGCCATTGCAGCACTGGGCCGCCGGGCCGTTGCCCTCAAAGCCAATTTGGCCGAGGCCGACAAAATAGAGGCCTTGTACGACTCGTTGGAAGCCGCCTTTGGCCGCTGTGATATTTTCGTGGGCAATGCGGCCAGCGGGGTTCATGCGCCCATGCTGGAGATTGCCGACAAGCATTGGGACTGGACAATGGATGTGAATGCGCGCTCCGTCCTGCGGTGCGTCAAACGCGCTGTGCCACACATGGAAAGAGCGGGATGGGGGCGAATTGTGACGATCACCAGTTTGGGAAGCACGCGCGCTGTTCCCAACTACGGGGCTGTGGGCGTATCCAAAGCGGCTGTAGAGTCCTTGACTCGTTATCTGGCCGTGGAACTGGCCGGCAAGGGCATCATCGCCAACGCCGTTTCTCCCGGCCTCGTCAACACCGACGCTTTGGAGGCTCTACCAATAGATCAACAGGCCGCTTTGGCGCACGTAGCTCGCCGCAATCCGGTCGGCCGGCTGGTGACACCGGAAGACGTGGCGCGAGTGGTCGCTTTTCTTTGCTCCGAGGCCGCCGGCATGATCGTGGGGCAGACGATATTGGTTGACGGAGGCTACGGGTTATTGACCGAGTATTTTGTATGA
- the nrfD gene encoding polysulfide reductase NrfD, protein MNYGFVIDNRKCIGCHACSTACKSENEVAVGVNRTWVKYTEKGVFPDTRRYFQVTRCNHCANPPCVYICPVTAMYQRKDGIVEFDPTRCIGCKACMQACPYDAIYIDPNTNTAAKCHYCAHRTDVGLEPACVVVCPEHAILAGDLDDPNSEIARAIATQQVRARKPEQGTKPKLFYIDAEESSIVPTLATQDGGMLWAEWPNHGQGDWRGPIQIGDGNMASALVRSAAAPRETYNAPHKIPWHWQVPSYLVAKSIGAGAFIVAAVGVALGLLPATPLFTTVAAFVSLLFIGLNTGLLVWDLDRPDRFWTILIRPQWRSWLARGAFILVGFTGVGGLYFLSYLFNLQFSNLLLWPGVILAVLSAIYTAFLFAQAEGRDLWQSTLLPGHFFVQAIMAGAAALLVVGPFFGIAPDSTRALAWTFGLSLLVNLLITVGGEFAVPHASQVAATAAHLITHGRYKTHYWFSITGGLLLPLATVVFVGNSPVALAVASLLSLVGLFAYEWAFVMAPQEVPNN, encoded by the coding sequence ATGAATTACGGCTTTGTCATTGACAACCGCAAATGCATCGGCTGTCACGCCTGCTCGACCGCATGTAAGAGCGAGAACGAAGTAGCGGTCGGCGTCAACCGCACATGGGTGAAGTACACCGAGAAGGGCGTCTTCCCGGACACGCGCCGCTACTTTCAAGTGACGCGCTGTAACCACTGCGCCAACCCGCCGTGCGTCTACATCTGCCCGGTCACGGCGATGTATCAGCGCAAAGACGGAATCGTCGAATTTGATCCGACGCGGTGTATCGGCTGCAAAGCCTGTATGCAGGCTTGCCCCTACGACGCCATTTACATTGATCCGAATACGAACACTGCCGCCAAATGCCACTACTGCGCTCATCGCACGGACGTGGGCCTCGAACCGGCCTGTGTCGTCGTCTGCCCCGAACACGCCATCCTCGCCGGCGACCTCGACGACCCCAATTCCGAAATCGCGCGGGCGATTGCCACGCAACAGGTGCGCGCCCGCAAACCGGAGCAAGGCACGAAGCCCAAACTGTTTTACATTGACGCCGAAGAGTCCTCCATCGTCCCAACTCTCGCAACGCAAGACGGCGGCATGTTGTGGGCCGAGTGGCCCAATCACGGCCAGGGTGACTGGCGCGGCCCGATTCAAATTGGCGATGGAAACATGGCGAGCGCCCTGGTGCGTTCCGCCGCTGCACCGCGAGAAACGTACAACGCTCCCCACAAGATTCCCTGGCACTGGCAAGTCCCGTCGTACCTCGTCGCCAAATCAATCGGCGCCGGCGCGTTCATCGTCGCCGCCGTCGGCGTGGCCCTGGGCCTGCTCCCGGCCACGCCGCTCTTCACCACCGTCGCCGCTTTCGTCTCTCTGCTCTTCATCGGCCTCAACACCGGCCTCCTCGTCTGGGATTTGGATCGGCCTGATCGATTCTGGACGATTCTGATTCGACCACAATGGCGATCGTGGCTGGCCAGAGGCGCATTTATCCTCGTCGGCTTCACCGGGGTTGGCGGCCTCTATTTCCTCAGCTACCTCTTTAATCTCCAATTCTCTAATCTCCTTCTGTGGCCCGGCGTCATCCTGGCCGTCCTGTCAGCAATTTACACCGCCTTCCTTTTTGCCCAGGCTGAGGGCCGCGACTTGTGGCAGAGCACACTGCTCCCAGGGCATTTCTTTGTGCAAGCCATCATGGCCGGGGCCGCCGCCTTGCTCGTGGTTGGCCCATTCTTCGGCATTGCGCCCGACTCAACTCGCGCCCTGGCCTGGACGTTCGGGTTGAGCCTGCTTGTCAATTTGCTGATCACCGTCGGCGGCGAGTTTGCTGTGCCGCACGCCAGCCAGGTAGCGGCAACTGCCGCCCACCTGATCACCCACGGGCGCTACAAGACTCACTATTGGTTCAGCATCACCGGCGGCCTGCTCCTACCGCTGGCAACCGTTGTCTTCGTCGGCAACTCGCCTGTGGCATTGGCCGTAGCAAGCCTGCTTTCTCTCGTTGGCTTGTTTGCTTACGAATGGGCATTCGTCATGGCTCCGCAGGAAGTGCCGAATAATTGA
- a CDS encoding molybdopterin-dependent oxidoreductase encodes MTDTITPTRLTTQHNDAGERLQQYPPPEKWDDWVEWDHKQWPKKVPKHYMLVPTVCFNCESACGLLGWVDKETMQVRKFEGNPVHPGSRGRNCAKGPATINQVNDPDRILYPLKRAGKRGEGKWVRVTWEEVLKDIGGRIRKAFLEERHNEIMYHVGRPGHDGVMEWILPAWGVDGHNSHTNICSSGARAGYAFWMGFDRPSPDHANANVILLISSHLETGHYFNPHAQRIIEGKMNGAKLIVWDTRLSNTASMADTWIAPWPGSEAAILLAIANYLITTGKYNREFVKKWVNWEEYLKATADDGRQTTDDSSSIVHRPSSFDDFEAALKEQYAKYTFEYAAKESGVEAAVLRRIAEDVANCGGKLATHNWRSAGAGNLGGWQVARCLFFLNVLTGSIGVEGGTSANAWDKWVPRPHKFPPHGKRWNELTWPREYPLSYFEMSILLPHFLKEGRGKLDTYFTRVYNPMWTNPDGFTWLEALRDESKIGCHVALTPTWSESAWWADYVLPMGHASERHDLMSQETHAGQWIAFRQPVNRVAMERMGKKVNRTYEANPGQVWEETEFWIDLSWEIDPDGALGIRQYFESPYRPGERITMDEFYGWMFENTVPGLPEAAAREDLKPLAYMRKYGAFEIRKGALTEYDRTLAPEEMTDAQVDEATGIIYIKTPMTPPKNIVPTPAPVTTDLGRPVGVMAGGQPKFGFRTPSRKLEFFSTTLRDFGWPEVATPEYIESHVHPSRVNREANEFVLLSTYRLPTLIHTRSANAKWLVEISHSNPTWIHTSDANRLGVKTGELVRVETEIGYFVDKVWVTEGIRPGVIACSHHLGRWRLTEGDGTNRIASALVELKEAGGQWQLTQLHGVQPYKSSDPDTERIWWSDAGVHQNLTFPVQPDPISGMHCWHQKVKVTRAQPGDRYGDVHVDTNKAHEVYKRWLAMARPPTGEWRRPNWMLRPFRPDVSAYRIKKDEG; translated from the coding sequence ATGACTGACACCATCACCCCTACCCGCCTCACCACCCAACACAACGACGCAGGTGAACGCCTGCAACAATACCCGCCGCCCGAAAAATGGGACGACTGGGTTGAGTGGGATCACAAACAGTGGCCGAAGAAAGTGCCCAAGCACTACATGCTCGTGCCGACCGTGTGTTTCAATTGCGAGTCGGCTTGCGGCTTGCTGGGCTGGGTGGATAAAGAGACGATGCAGGTGCGGAAGTTCGAGGGCAACCCGGTCCACCCCGGAAGCCGGGGCCGCAACTGCGCCAAAGGCCCGGCCACCATCAATCAAGTCAACGACCCCGACCGCATTCTCTATCCGCTCAAGCGCGCAGGAAAGCGCGGCGAAGGCAAGTGGGTGCGGGTGACGTGGGAAGAAGTGCTAAAGGACATCGGCGGTCGTATTCGCAAAGCGTTTTTAGAAGAGCGGCACAACGAGATCATGTATCACGTTGGCCGCCCCGGCCACGATGGCGTCATGGAATGGATTCTTCCAGCCTGGGGCGTGGACGGCCACAACTCGCACACTAACATTTGCTCGTCGGGCGCGCGGGCGGGCTACGCTTTTTGGATGGGCTTCGACCGCCCCAGCCCCGACCACGCCAACGCCAACGTCATCCTGCTCATCAGCAGTCATCTCGAAACCGGCCACTACTTCAACCCGCACGCCCAGCGCATCATCGAGGGCAAGATGAACGGGGCAAAATTGATCGTGTGGGACACCCGGCTGTCGAACACGGCCTCGATGGCCGACACCTGGATTGCGCCGTGGCCCGGCTCGGAAGCCGCCATCCTGCTCGCCATCGCCAACTACCTCATCACTACTGGCAAATACAACCGGGAGTTTGTGAAGAAGTGGGTGAATTGGGAAGAGTATCTAAAGGCGACGGCAGACGATGGACGGCAGACGACAGACGACTCGTCGTCCATCGTCCATCGTCCGTCGTCATTCGATGATTTCGAGGCCGCGCTGAAAGAGCAATACGCAAAATATACGTTTGAGTATGCGGCAAAAGAGTCGGGCGTAGAGGCGGCTGTGTTGCGGAGGATTGCTGAGGATGTTGCAAACTGCGGCGGCAAACTGGCGACGCACAACTGGCGTAGTGCGGGCGCGGGCAACCTCGGCGGCTGGCAGGTGGCGCGTTGCCTGTTCTTCCTCAACGTCCTCACCGGCAGCATCGGCGTGGAGGGCGGCACCTCGGCCAATGCGTGGGACAAGTGGGTGCCGCGCCCGCATAAGTTCCCGCCGCACGGCAAACGCTGGAACGAACTCACCTGGCCGCGCGAGTATCCGCTCTCCTACTTCGAGATGAGCATCCTCCTCCCGCACTTCCTCAAAGAAGGGCGCGGCAAACTCGACACCTACTTCACCCGCGTCTACAACCCGATGTGGACGAACCCCGATGGCTTCACCTGGCTCGAAGCTCTGCGCGATGAGTCGAAGATTGGTTGTCACGTCGCCCTCACGCCCACGTGGAGCGAGTCGGCGTGGTGGGCCGATTACGTTCTGCCGATGGGCCACGCCTCCGAGCGCCACGACCTGATGAGTCAGGAGACGCATGCCGGGCAGTGGATTGCTTTCCGCCAGCCGGTCAATCGCGTGGCGATGGAACGAATGGGAAAGAAAGTCAACCGCACCTACGAAGCCAACCCCGGCCAGGTTTGGGAAGAGACTGAGTTCTGGATTGACCTGAGTTGGGAGATTGACCCCGACGGGGCACTCGGCATCCGTCAGTATTTCGAGTCGCCCTATCGCCCCGGCGAGCGCATTACGATGGACGAGTTCTACGGCTGGATGTTTGAGAACACCGTGCCCGGCCTGCCGGAGGCCGCCGCAAGGGAAGACTTGAAGCCGCTGGCGTACATGCGGAAATATGGCGCGTTCGAGATTCGCAAAGGCGCGTTGACTGAATACGACCGGACGCTTGCGCCTGAAGAAATGACTGACGCGCAAGTGGATGAGGCGACGGGCATCATCTACATCAAGACTCCGATGACGCCGCCGAAAAACATCGTGCCGACTCCTGCCCCCGTCACCACCGACTTAGGGCGACCCGTCGGCGTGATGGCCGGCGGCCAACCAAAGTTCGGCTTCCGCACCCCGTCGCGCAAACTCGAATTCTTTTCGACCACCCTCCGCGATTTCGGCTGGCCCGAAGTTGCCACGCCCGAATACATCGAGAGCCACGTCCACCCCAGCCGGGTCAACCGTGAGGCCAATGAGTTCGTTTTGCTTTCTACCTATCGCCTCCCGACTCTGATCCACACCCGAAGCGCCAACGCCAAATGGCTGGTTGAAATTTCGCACTCCAACCCGACGTGGATTCACACCAGTGATGCCAACCGGCTTGGAGTTAAGACGGGCGAGTTGGTGCGCGTCGAAACCGAGATCGGTTATTTTGTGGATAAAGTCTGGGTCACCGAAGGCATCCGCCCCGGCGTGATCGCCTGCTCGCATCACCTCGGCCGCTGGCGGCTGACCGAAGGTGACGGCACAAACCGGATCGCCTCGGCGCTGGTTGAACTAAAAGAGGCGGGCGGCCAGTGGCAATTGACTCAACTCCACGGCGTCCAGCCGTACAAATCCTCCGACCCGGACACCGAGCGCATCTGGTGGAGTGATGCCGGCGTCCACCAGAATCTCACCTTCCCCGTCCAGCCCGACCCGATCAGCGGCATGCACTGCTGGCATCAGAAAGTGAAAGTGACAAGAGCGCAACCCGGCGACCGTTACGGTGATGTTCACGTAGACACGAACAAAGCCCACGAAGTGTACAAGCGCTGGCTGGCGATGGCCCGCCCGCCGACCGGCGAGTGGCGGCGGCCCAATTGGATGCTGAGACCGTTCCGGCCCGACGTGAGCGCGTACCGAATTAAGAAGGATGAAGGATGA
- a CDS encoding molecular chaperone TorD family protein — protein sequence MNYEMKLHPSSFTRSVHPLLSHLWLHEPDAEAVARAAAELDLPFADPTELASAYTDVFLLNVYPYGTAFTDPSGELNGPAAQEMAALYEAHGYQPPELNVVGAPDHVGLCLGFLGKLGELDAKRRELSLDWIAVCCLAVERESAAPPFYRALANITREALFAHHAPPSAPIANSPILQFLNPQEELSLRDLVRFFLAPAQCGVFLSRSQLGQMAKALGLRLPFGSRFEVAEMLFASAGEAEQIEQLIGTLEAEVQVWATEYRAWAEKYPEWRPLADAWLARTAEADHLLAGMRQMATTAIT from the coding sequence ATGAATTACGAAATGAAGCTTCATCCTTCATCCTTCACGCGAAGCGTTCATCCTTTGCTTTCCCATCTCTGGCTTCACGAACCGGATGCAGAGGCAGTGGCCCGCGCGGCGGCTGAGTTGGATTTGCCCTTCGCCGATCCAACCGAACTTGCTTCCGCTTACACCGATGTCTTTCTACTCAACGTTTACCCTTACGGCACGGCCTTCACTGATCCGTCTGGCGAATTGAACGGCCCGGCGGCGCAGGAAATGGCGGCGTTGTACGAGGCGCATGGCTACCAGCCGCCCGAACTGAATGTGGTCGGCGCACCGGATCATGTAGGACTATGTTTGGGGTTTCTAGGAAAATTAGGAGAATTAGACGCGAAGCGTAGAGAATTATCTCTTGACTGGATTGCTGTATGTTGCCTTGCCGTCGAGCGGGAATCGGCCGCGCCGCCTTTTTATCGCGCCCTCGCCAACATCACCCGCGAAGCGCTGTTTGCGCACCACGCGCCCCCTTCCGCACCCATCGCCAATTCTCCAATTCTCCAATTCTTGAATCCGCAGGAAGAACTTTCCCTTCGCGACCTCGTCCGCTTCTTCCTCGCCCCGGCGCAGTGCGGCGTGTTTCTCTCACGCTCACAGCTGGGGCAGATGGCAAAGGCATTGGGGTTGAGGCTCCCGTTTGGATCGCGGTTTGAAGTGGCGGAGATGTTGTTCGCCAGCGCGGGCGAGGCGGAACAGATTGAACAGTTAATTGGCACATTGGAGGCCGAAGTTCAGGTATGGGCGACGGAATATCGGGCTTGGGCAGAGAAGTATCCAGAATGGCGGCCCCTTGCCGACGCCTGGCTCGCACGGACGGCGGAGGCTGACCACCTGTTGGCCGGGATGCGGCAGATGGCGACGACGGCGATCACATGA
- a CDS encoding DUF2270 domain-containing protein, whose translation MGISFLVTLFLWIEARRYRYYELWSLRTRLMETDFYAAMLVPPFAPSPEWAESLSESLLQPDFPISMWEAFGRRFRRNYLWIFLILAAAWLLKTFLHPVPAASFEEMIVRSGLGPVPGWAVLAAGLLYNGVLFMIGFLTAGLNQATGEVLPKWGGNFPVLNTLWRAMEVRDSETAASPRSASRPTGRKRNQLLAFIISSKPQAISDRVLKELNRGLTALHGRGMYAQQERDVLMIAVTVTEMQRLKSLIKAEDPNAFCIIAPAQEILGRGFQPLEK comes from the coding sequence GTGGGTATTTCCTTTCTGGTGACTCTCTTCTTGTGGATCGAGGCGCGCCGCTATCGCTATTACGAATTATGGAGTCTGCGCACGCGGCTGATGGAAACGGATTTCTACGCCGCCATGCTCGTGCCGCCATTTGCCCCCAGTCCCGAATGGGCCGAGAGCCTCTCGGAAAGCCTCCTCCAGCCCGATTTCCCCATCAGCATGTGGGAGGCTTTTGGCCGCCGCTTCCGCCGCAACTATTTGTGGATCTTTCTTATCCTGGCCGCCGCCTGGTTGCTCAAGACATTTCTACATCCCGTTCCGGCCGCCTCGTTTGAAGAAATGATCGTCCGCTCCGGCCTCGGCCCCGTTCCCGGCTGGGCGGTGCTTGCCGCCGGCCTGTTGTACAACGGAGTGCTATTCATGATCGGCTTTCTCACTGCCGGACTCAATCAGGCCACCGGAGAGGTCTTGCCCAAATGGGGCGGCAACTTCCCGGTGCTCAACACCCTGTGGCGAGCGATGGAAGTGCGCGATTCCGAAACGGCGGCCAGCCCCCGATCTGCCTCGCGGCCAACCGGGCGAAAGCGCAACCAGTTATTAGCCTTCATCATCTCCTCCAAACCGCAGGCAATTTCCGACCGGGTGCTCAAGGAATTGAATCGCGGCCTCACCGCTCTACACGGGCGCGGCATGTATGCTCAACAGGAACGTGATGTGCTGATGATTGCCGTGACCGTCACCGAAATGCAACGCCTCAAATCGCTGATCAAGGCCGAAGACCCGAATGCCTTCTGCATCATCGCCCCGGCACAGGAGATCCTCGGGCGAGGCTTTCAGCCACTGGAAAAGTGA